The sequence below is a genomic window from Salicibibacter cibarius.
TGGGTGCGCTCGGAGGGTTTATCGTCGGAACGATCGTTGGGATCATCGGCGGAGCCCTTTGTGTCGGATGGAGCATGGAAGAAGTGGAGGTTGACGAAAACCACTCCGGAGGGAAGAAAACGAAACGATCGAAGAAAGCGAAAGAAGATGAAGGAACCGTTACAGCATCTACATGAAACGTGCTAAAATCGGCAGGTTTAGGGGAATTTTATATGAAAAACAATCGCAAACTTCATAAACTCATCTTTAACATAAGTATGGTCTTCGTCCTCATTATCGGTCTTTCTCTCCCTACACCTGTTTCGCATACAGCCTTGGCGGAAGAGGAGGAAGACGATGAGAGCGGATTCTTAGTAGAGGTCGATAAGGTAGATGGGCAAACGGATATTTTTGATTTAATCTTGGATCAAGAACTTAATATGGATGAAGGGGAGCTCACAGGGGTGACGATCATCCAAGAATCAGTGGCGGCTGACGGTCGGACGCTCATCGTTAAAATCCATTCGGAAGGGCCGGTACCCGTTGAAAATTTGATAGGGGATGTAGAGGAGGTAGTTGAACTTGATGTTGCAGGGGGCCAATGTGCTCCTAGTCAAGCTCACTGGACATGTTTTGAAGATGTCGTTTTGCTCCTCAGTTATCAAGCAGTCGATACCATTTCCTTGCCGGACTCGACGGTTGAAGTCTGTTTTGAGGGAGAATGTGCAGGCGCGGGTGATGCCGATGGGATGAACATGGACATTGACGATATCGAACTCGAAGACATGGACATGAACAGCCTTAATGAATTAGTGGACACGGTTGATGAAATGGTTGATGACGCCCAAGGGTTGCAGCAGGCCATCGACGATGAAGGGCAAGTAAGCGCTGTTAAGCAGCGGTTGGATGAGGCAGAAGATGCCGTTGGACAACCTGATATGCTCCCTGATTTAGCAGCCGGCATCAACGGTGCACATGAAATTTTGGATGAAAATGTGACCGATCTCGGGATCATGACCGCTAATGCAGATGACACATTGAAACAAGTGTCTAATCAAGTAGATTTATATGCGGAAAGGATTGAGCAGGAAGAAGAAGAATGGAGTGAAGAATGGGGCATCGAGCCTGAAGAATTTGAAGCATATCTCGACGAATTGGACACAGATGAGGTTGACGAAGAAGAACTGCCGGATGTCGACATCAGTGAATGGAAAGAAGAGATCTCTAATCTTCAAGAACGGATGTCAGATACCTACGGCAACGTTGAAGGATTAAACGAGCAAAGGCAAGAATTTACGAAAGAACTTGAAGACTTCCATGCGGGCGCACACGAGTTGGCAGGTGCCGTTGAAGAGGCAGACGGTTATTCCGATGATCAATTGGATGATGTACGCAAGGACTTGGATGTTGCTGAACCGGGCAAAACCGTTGAAAAGCAAATGTTCCAAGTAAATCAAGCATTGGAAGAACCGGCATCACTTGATGAGTCTGAGAAAATCGAGGAATTGACGGAAGAAGCAACGGAGGGACTTGAAGCGTCCGGAATGTCTGTTGAACTGGCTGAGGACATTGGGCAACGAAGTGAAGAAATGGATGAGAGCATGGCTGATGTGTTGGAAGAAGCCGAGCAAGACATGGACCGGCAATCAGAGCAAATGGATACGATTGATTCGCGATTGAGCGAATTGTCCGAGCAAATCCGCGTTCCTGAGCAGCTTGCCGAAGAATATGAGCTTAATTTCTTGCCAGAAGAAGAACAAAACGGATATAGAGTTAACATGCAAGGCAACATAACCAATTGGGAAGAACAATTCGAGCAATTATTGGAAAACATGAACAATCATGATCTCCAAAACGCCTTGCAAACAGAATACGAGGACATTCAGCAACAATTGGCGGCATTACGAGCCGACGTTCAGGAAATGGAAGAAGAATTCTCCGAAGAAGAACTGAATGCCATTATGGAAAACTTGGAGGGCGAAGGTGGAGAAGCTTTTGATGAAGAAAGGGAAGAGTGGGAAGCTCAACTTGAAGAAGCCCTTCAGCGTGGGGACGAACACGCACAAGTCGTTCAAGCAATCCTCGAAGATGCAAACGCTGAAATCGACGATATGAAAGCATTGTCCGCCGAACTGTCTGAGCAATTTTTAGGTATGGATTCCCTAAATGACGAAGAAGCCGATCAATTCGAGGACTATTTGCTGCACCTGCATGAGCAAATGGATGCCATGGTTGAACCTGCGATCGAATTGCAAAACGAAATCGCAATAGCAGAAGACTTACAAGAAGCGCTTGATACAAACAGTGAAGAACTTGAGCAGTTGAAAGACACCATTGCCGAGGTCGATGCACTAAGAGATGACTTGGAAGATTTGCAAGATAATCTAAACGAGTTATCGTTTACAAGAACCAATGAATTTATCGAAGAGATCCAAAATATCAGTGAAAACATCGCAGATTGGTTTGAATAGTTTCGTTGGATCTACCGGCCCGGCGATTTGTATAAGAAATTGTCTGGGCCGAATTTATTGGTTGAGCCTGGTTACGGCGGATGAACCAAGCATCCCGGAAAGTGCCAGATTAAGCTAGCGGAAGAAGAATCCCGATAAGGAGGCGAAAGTTATGGAGTTCATGATGACCTCTAATGTACGTAAGGGGATAGAAAAAGTGGCAATTAATTTACTATCCAATGGTATAGATGTACCGAAAGTCGCCGAATTAACAAAGTTGACCGAAAAAGAAATTAAGGAGTTAAAAAATCAACAAAATGGAAATGATTAATACAGGTTTCTGAACAGAAGGCTCCTTACTCCAAAAGGAGTCTCCTTCTAGCCCAAGTTTCGGCTAAAAAGATTATTTGGTCACTACAATCTTTGCGATGGGGGCATGGATGACCATTGACGGCCAGGCATTTCTGAACAAAACGAAAATGTCACTGAATTATAAACAAGCATAAAAGATGAGCCGCTTCATCATTCAGATGGAGCCCATTTTTATAATTTGAACTTATGTTCCTGAATAATTGAACTTGTTTCCGCAAATGTGATTTCTTACGTAACCACGTCAACCGTGAAATTTTCTTGCTCTTTTTGGCTCGTCATTTCAAAATCATAACCGTTATAATACAAAAATTGAGTGAGAGAAATAAATGCCGTCCGTTTATTTGCGTTATAAAACGGGTGATTTTGCGCCAATGATTCAAAAAGCGCCGCTGTCTTCTCATAAACAGTCGGATAGGCATCTTCTCCGAATGCGGATTGTTGAGGACGATACACCGCCGATTCCAATAAATCGAGCGATTTAACTCCAATGGGTTCACCTGGCGAATATTTAAGAATGATGTATTGATTAATCGCTTCAACTTCTTTGACCGTTAAAAAGCGCATTATCGATCAACCAATCCTCTTAGTGTTTCATCATGCTTTTTCGTGTTTCGCTCTAATACATCGAAAAAGTCAAGACTTATATCCTCCGGCAATTCAATCTTTTGGCTTTCCTCAAATGCAAGTATAAATGCAACACCTTGGGCTAGGCTGTCATTGCCGTCTATCAGTGCAAAGCTCCTTTCGGAACAACGTTCCATGCGCTTGAGGGGTTATTCGGGATAATTAGAGGGCCAGAAGGAGGAACACTTCATGTTAGTGTACGTAAAAAACAAGCATGGCGAGTCAAGATACTTTGGAGGGACATAGCATTTTTCGATTAATCCATGGGTGTCCATTGGGCATTCGTGGCGGTCATATCGAAGTATCCTTAAAGAATGTTATATGAAGTATGAATCAGCTAAAAGATATGATAGGATAATGAATAAAAATCACCTTTAAAAGTGTGGTGAATCCAATGGCGTTACTGAAGAGAGATTCGAATAATAAACGTCCTCCCGAAGAAGAAATCGCCAGAGCGATCTCAGAGTGAGGACAAACGGTTATACCTAAAGAATTCCGAGAGTATTTGGAAGCTCATGATGGGGATCAATTAGAATGGTCGGTGAATGAAAAGGAGAGGTCGTGGTCACGGTAAAGAAAAAAGAAGATATTATGGATTTGTATGGATCTTTGTCGGTGCACGAACAGAACGAGCGTGATTTTGAAGAGATTTTAGGGAGCTCTAAAAAAGAACGGTTAGAAAAAAGAAAAACTCATATTGCATGTTAATCCATTTGTAATAGAAGAGTGTGTGTTTGTTTTACAAGGGAACGTGTATGGATTCCTTCGTCAAGACATTTCCGAACATCTCCGCCGATTCTTATCTCTCAAAGGGATCGAGTGTAAAGATAAATAATCGCTAATTCAAGCCTTAAAGAATTACAGCCGAACGAATGTGGATTTTGCAGAAGCATATATACCTGCTTATGCGAAACACAAGAGACCTGAAAAAGTCATTATATTTAATGTGAAAGGCTTCAGAAAGGTATATGTGGAATTTTTTTCACCCGAAGAGGTGTTGAGAAATTCGGAACAATAGTAAGAAAATTATGTTTTATCGATAACGGTAACATATCTTAAATAATCGACAAAAGCTGAACAATAAATTAGCGCTGATTAAGTGGATTGAGGTGAAAAATATGGTCAACGGGAATATCAAAGCGCTTTATTAATGAATTGCAATAATATTGTACAAATAACCATCAAATAGAAAAACTTGTTTTATTCGGATCCCGAGCAAGAGGTGACTATCGCAAGTCTTCTGATATCGATTTGGCTGTCTTTACTAATAGTTCACATTCTCAACAAAACTTAATGGAACAATCTATATATGAACTCCCTACACTATTAAAAATTGATGTGGTTTTCATGAGTCGGCTATCTAAAGAAAAGATGATTTCAAACATTCTAAAAGAGGGTGCCGTTATTTATAAATGAGGAAAGGCTCTTCGAGAAACTTGATGATTATAGATGCGCAAGTAGCAGGCTTAATGAAGCAACGAAATTCATCTTATGGAATACTTTGATTCGGTCAGTAGAGTCCGATATTTTCTCAAACATATTCCCTCGATATAACACAGGAAACTCGTTATGTGTTAATTGTATCCTCGAAGCATTGATTTGAGTTCCGAGAGAATAAATGCGACATCTTTCTGATGTAATGAAACACACGTGCCATATTTTTATGGTGCGTGTGTTTGTTTTTGGGTTTTAGAAGCCTGATTTCAATAATACCTCCCCACAAATGTAGGGGGGTATTTAATTCATAATTTTTAAAAACCCGTCATTTGTAGGGGTAGCCTAAAGTACCTGGAACTATTATACTAATAAATAATGTGAATTTTTTGAACGGATGCGATGGTTAATCTATAAAACTTACTTATGTAAAAGTTGTGTACCGTTGAGTCTGAAAAACAGGTATGTAAGCATGAAATAATCACATCAACTCTAACTATTTTTAACATTGATCTGTCATTGACACTTGATTGTAGATAATTTCACCTCCCATGAAAGCGCTAATATTGCATAAATGGAAAGTAGCGTTAATTCTTAAGTAGTAACTCTAGATTAAC
It includes:
- a CDS encoding type II toxin-antitoxin system death-on-curing family toxin; the protein is MRFLTVKEVEAINQYIILKYSPGEPIGVKSLDLLESAVYRPQQSAFGEDAYPTVYEKTAALFESLAQNHPFYNANKRTAFISLTQFLYYNGYDFEMTSQKEQENFTVDVVT
- a CDS encoding nucleotidyltransferase family protein — its product is MEKLVLFGSRARGDYRKSSDIDLAVFTNSSHSQQNLMEQSIYELPTLLKIDVVFMSRLSKEKMISNILKEGAVIYK